GGTGGTGAATTGCGCCAGCGAATCGGTCAGCTCGAAATAGCCGTGCGCCGCGGTGCCGCGTGCATGGACGATCCGCTCGGGGATGCGCTCATGGTCGAAGTGTGTAATTTTTTCACGCAGGATGAAATCTTCCAGCAAGGTCGGGCCGCGCGGATTGGCCTTGAGCGAGTTCTGGTTGTCCGGGATGGGCGCGCCCTGGTTGGTGGTCAACGGGGGGTGCGTGCCGCCGGCAAGCTGGTGCAGCTCTCCGCCCGCGCCGCGCTGGGCATCGCCATAAGCGGCCGGAGCGCCCTGGGCAGTGGTGGCGGATGTGTTGTTTGACGTGGGCTTGACCTTGGCGTCAGGCGTGTCGGGCATAGCGGTCTCCTGGGTCGGGTTGAACGGTTGAACGGCTGCAACCCGGCAGTGCCTGCAATTGCCACGCCCACGGGCTGACACTTTTGGTTACAAAGGCAAAGTGCCGAAAGTGCGCGCTGTCAAACATCTGACACTTGATCCATCAACAATCGCCCGCTGTCGCGACAAGCCATGGCCCTCCGCGCAACCACCGGCCGGATCCGCCTGTCGGCGCAAGGGTGCATGGGCGCGGCCACCGTTCTCTCCCTCAACCAAAAGAAAAGGCCCTGCACCCATGAGGCCCACCTTGCTGTCGCATTCCGCCCGGCCGTGGCTGGCCGCCGGCACCCTCACCCTGGCATTGATGCTTGCCGCCTGCGGCGGCGACGACTCGCCCGGCGCCGGCACCCTGCAGCCCAGCGCCGCCAACGGCAACGCGCCGGACGCAGCCGGCAAGCCCGGCCACACCGGCAAGCCCGGCCACTGCGCCACGCGCTGCGCCCCGTAATGCGGGCCGCTTTCCGATCCAGCGACAGAACCACCCAATCCACGCCATGACCTTCAATCCGTCCAAGCGACAGTTCCTCAAGACCAGCCTCGGCACCGGCGCCGCCGCCGCGGTGCTGGCCAGCTTTCCGCCCAGCATCCGCCGCGCGCTGGCGATCGAGGCCAACAACGCCACCGGCACCATCCAGGACGTCAAGCACGTCGTGATGGTGATGCTGGAAAACCGCTCGTTCGACAACTACTTCGGCACCTTCAAGGGCGTGCGGGGCTACGGCGACCGCTTTGCGATCCCGCTGCCGAACGGCAAGAACGCGTTCTACCAGACCGATGCCAACGGCAATACGCTGACGCCCTACCACCTCGATGAAACCCAGGGCAACGCGCAGCGCGCCGGCGGCACGCCGCACACCTGGCCCGATGCGCAGGCCGCGTGGGACCACGGCCGCATGGACCGCTGGCCGGTGGCCAAGAAGGCGCTGTCGATGGGCTACTACGACAACGCCGAGATCCCGTTCCAGCGCGCGCTGGCCGAGGCCTTCACGCTGTGCGACGCGTACCACTGCGCGATGCACACCGGCACCATCCCCAACCGCCTGTTCTACTGGACCGGCAGCAACGGTCCCACCGGCGACAACGTCGCGGTGATGATCAATGAATTCAACGCGGGTGCGGACGTGGGCCCGTCCACCGAGGGCTGGACCTGGAAGACCTACGCCGACCGCCTGCAAGGCGCGGGCGTGAGCTGGAAGGTCTACCAGAACGTGCCGGACAACTACGGCTGCAACCAGATGATGAGCTTCCGCCACTGGCGCGCCGAGATGGAAAAGATGCCGGAAGGGCGCAAGCTGTCCAACACCGCCGGCGCCGGCGTCAACCCGCCCTACAATCCGGATATCGACGACCAGTACAGCGCGTTCGCCAAGGGCTTCTGCAACACCATGCCCGACGGCGGCTTCCTGCAGTCGCTGCGCGACGACGTGCAGAACGGCCGGCTGCCCGAAGTGTCGTGGATCATCCCGCCGGCGGAGTTCAGCGAGCACCCCGGCCCGTCCAGCCCGGCCAAGGGTGGCTGGTACGTGCAGGCCATCCTCGATGCGCTGACCGCATCGCCGGAGGTGTGGAGCAAGACCGTGCTGCTGATCAACTTCGACGAGAACGACGGCTTCTTCGACCACAGCCCGCCGCCGACCGCGCCGTCGCGCAACCCGGACGGCACGCTGGCCGGCAAGTCGACCCTCGACGACGCGCAGATGGCCTACGAGTACTTCAACTTCCCGCCCGCCACGGCCAAACAGCCGCCGCAGGACGGCAAGCCGTTCGGGCCGGGGCCGCGCGTGCCGCTGTGGGTGGTGTCGCCGTGGAGCCGCGGCGGCTGGGTCAACTCCGAGGTGTTCGACCACACCTCGGTGCTGCGCTTCCTGGAAGCGCGCTTCGGCGTGATGGAGCCGCAGATCAGCGCCTACCGCCGTGCGGTGTGCGGCGACCTGACCAGCGCCTTCAACTTCGCCACGCCCAACACCGAGACCCTGCCCGTGCTGACGGGCCGCACCACGCGCGCCGACGCCACCAGCCTGACCGCCTGGCAGCAGACGCAGCCGGCGATCCCGGTGCCGGCCACGCCCGCGCTGCCGGCGCAGGCCACCGGCTCGCGCCCGTCGCGCAAGCTGCCGTATGAGCTGCATACCAGTGCGCGCGTCGATGCCGCCGCCCGCACCGTGCGGCTGCTGTTCGCCAACGGCAGCGCGCACCAGGCGGGCGCGGTGTTCCATGTCTACGACAAGCTGCACCTGGACCGCATTCCCCGCCGCTATGTGGTCGAGGCCGGCAAGGCGCTGGACGATGCGTGGGACGTCAATGCCGACGGCGGCAAGTACGACCTGTGGGTGCTAGGGCCCAACGGCTACCACCGCGCCTTCACCGGCGATCTCAGCGAGACGGCCACCACGTCCGCCGAAATCCAGGTCTGCTACAACCCCTGCAAGAAGCCGACGATCCAGGTCAAGCTGCATAACGACAGCGATGCCGACGTGACCTTCACGGTCAAGGCACTGGCCTATCGCGACGACGGCCCTTGGACGCAGCGGGTCAAGCGCGGCAAGGTGGAAACGCTGGAATGGCCGGTGGCCGAAAGCGGCAACTGGTACGACTTCGTCGTCACCTGCGAGGCCAGCCCGGCGTTCACGCGCCGCTTTGCCGGGCGCATGGAGACCGGCGAGGATACCGTCAGCGATCCGGCGATGGGCGTGATCTGACGCTCCGACCGTAAGGGCCGCGGGCCGCCAGACGCACGACCCGCGCAAGGCCAGGGCTGTTTCGTCCGCAAGGAACGAAACAGCCCGTCGTTCTCGTTGATGCGAGACTGCCTTGCCCCCCGCTCCCCCTCGTTATTCCTCCTGGAACGCCTCTTCGCGCTTGGCCTTGATCGACGGCAACGCCACCACGGCCACCAGCGCCGCGGCAGCAACCAGCAGGCCCAGCGACAGCGGGCGCGTGGTAAAGACCGAGAAATCGCCGCGCGACAGCAGCAGCGTGCGGCGGAAGTTTTCTTCCATCATCGGCCCCAGCACGAAGCCCAGCAGCAGCGGCGCCGGCTCGCAGCGCAGCTTGTGGAAGACATAGCCGATCAGGCCGCAGCTGGCCGCGGCAAAGACGTCGAACACCGTGTTGTTGACCGAGTAGACGCCGATGCTGCAGAACACCAGGATCGCCGGGTACAGGAAGCGGTAAGGCACGGTCAGCAGCTTCACCCATACGCCGATCAGCGGCAGGTTCAGCACCACCAGCATCAGGTTGCCGATCCACATCGACGCGATCAGGCCCCAGAACAGCGCCGGATTGCTGCTCATCACCTGCGGGCCGGGCTGGATGTTGTGGATGGTCATGGCCCCCACCATCAGCGCCATCACCGCATTGGGCGGAATGCCCAGCGTCAGCAGCGGGATGAATGAGGTCTGCGCCGCGGCGTTGTTGGCCGATTCCGGACCGGCCACGCCTTCGATCGCGCCCTTGCCGAATTCTTCCGGGTATTTCGACGCCTTCTTCTCCAGCGAGTAAGCCGCGAACGAAGCCAGCGAGGCGCCGCCGCCCGGCAGGATGCCCAGCGACGAACCCAGTGCGGTGCCGCGCAGCACCGCCGGGATCATGCGCCTGAAATCTTCCCGCGTCGGGAACAAGTTGGTGACGCGGTCGGTGAAGGTCTCGCGATGCTCCTTCTGCTCCAGGTTGGCAATGATCTCGGCAAAGCCGAACAGACCCATCGCCAGCGCGGTAATGCTGATGCCGTCGGTCAGCTCCGGCACGTCGAACGAGAAGCGCGCGGCGCCGGAGTTCACATCGGTGCCGACCAGGCCCAGCAACAGCCCCAGCACGATCATCGCCACGGCCTTGACCAGCGAACCGGAGGCCAGCACCACGGCGCCGATCAGGCCCAGCACCATCAGCGAGAAGTATTCGGCCGGGCCGAACTTGAACGCCAGCTCCGACAGCGGCGTGGCAAACGCGGCCAGGATCAGCGTGGCCACGCTGCCGGCGAAGAACGAGCCCAGGCCCGCGGTGGCCAGCGCCACGCCGGCCCGTCCGCGCCGCGCCATCTGGTAGCCGTCCAGCGTGGTCACCACCGCCGACGATTCACCCGGCAGGTTCACCAGGATCGCGGTGGTGGAGCCACCGTACTGCGCACCGTAGTAGATGCCGGCCAGCATGATCAGCGCGGCCACCGGCGGCAGCGTGTAGGTGATCGGCAGCAGCATGGCGATGGTGGCCAGCGGACCCAGGCCCGGCAGCACGCCGATCAGCGTGCCCAGCACGCAGCCCAGGAAGGCGTAGGCCAGGTTCTGCAGCGAAAGCGCGGTGGAAAACCCCAGCGCGAGATGACTCAGCAACTCCATCCGATATCCCCTAGTTGACGAAAGCGGCAGGCCATACCGGCATCTGCAGGTTGATGCCATAGACGAAGGCCACGGTGCTGATCAGCACCAGGATCGCGGCATTCAGGATGGCGCCCTTCCAGGTGAATTCATGGCTGGCCATCGACGACACCAGCACCAGCGCCAGCACCGACAGCACCATGCCCAGCGGCTTGAGCACCAGCCCGAACAGCACCACCGAGCCCAGGATCCACAGCAGCGTCTTGATGTCCCAGCGCGCCATTCGGTCCGCTTCGCTCTTGTGCGACAACGATCCGGCGGCGACCACGGCGCCCAGCAGCGCCAGCACGATGCCAAGCCAGAACGGGAAATAGCCCGGTCCCATCCTGGCGGCGGTGCCCATGGAATAACCGCGGGCAACGAAGGAAAAGCTGAGACCCAGGATGATGAACATCAGGCCGGAAAGAAAGTCGGTTTGCTTGCGTATGCGCATGCAGGCTCCTTGAAGCGGGGGGCGACGCGACGACACCAAGGGGTGGCATCGGCTTCGGGAGTTCCGAACAATACATCATGTCGTGATATATTTTTCGGCCGACAAGGGTTATTCCCTACGAATTTGCCGCAGGTTCGCCATGGCGGCTGGCTTGCCGCCGGCGCCAGCGCGGCATGGTGGCGGTGTGGAGGGTTTCTGCGGCGCGCCGGGCGCCCCTCAGGGCACCGGCAGGGCACCGGCAATGCGTGCGGCCTCGGCCTGCGGCCGGGCGCTGGGATGGGTTCAGGAATGACAGGGCGTTAGCTCCGCCCCACTGGCAAGGCGCAGCCGATGCCCCGCCGCGCGGGCAAGCCGCGCCTTACGGCCTTATGCCTTGCGCCAGACCGGCGAGGCCGACACCGCCACCTTGCGCGGCAGGATGCCCTGCGCGGCAAAGGCATCGGCAATGCGCTGCTGCTCGGCCAGCGCGGCCGCGTCGACGGTGCGCACGGCATAACTGCGGCGCGCATTCGCGGCTTCCACCGTGGCGGCATCCAGGCCGATCAGCGGTGCGTGCCAGCGCGCGGCCTCGGCGGGGTTGCGCTTGACCCAGTCGCCCGCTTCGCGCAGCGCGTCGAACACCACCTCCAGCACCTCCGCATGTGCGCGCGCGAACGGCGTCGCCGCCAGGTAGAAGCGGCGATAGCTCGACAGCCCCTCGCCATCGCGCAGCACGCGTGCATTGGACTGGCGCTGCACCGCCGCCAGGAACGGATCCCAGATCACCCACGCCGCCACGCTGCCGCGCTCGAACGCCGCGCGCGCATCGGCGGGACTCAGATAGGCCGGCTCGATATCGCGGATCGACAGTCCCGCGCGCGCCAGCGCTTCCAGCACCAGGTAGTGCGCGCCGGCCCCCTTGGCAAACGCCACGCGCTGGCCCTTGAGTTGGGCTACCTCGCGGATCGGCGAATCGGCGCGCACCACGATCGCCTGCGCCTGCGGCGACGGGGTCTCGGTGGCGTAATACGTCAGCGACGCGCCCGCGGCCAGCGCGAAAGGTGGCACGGCATCGGCGACGTCGGCACTGAGGTCGACGTTGCCGAGGTTCAGCGCCTCCAGCAGCGGCAGGCCGGAGGTGAACTCATACCACTGCACCGCCACGCCCCTGGGCGCCAGGGCCTTTTCCAGCGTCTGCCGCGATTTCAGCAGGATCATCAGCGTGGAGGACTTCTGGTAGCCGATGCGCAGCGCCGTCGGGCCCTGGCCCAGGCTGACGCCGGGCAGCGCACTTGCCGCGGCCGCGCCCGCCGCGGCCATAAGCCAGCGGCGACGGGAATTGAGGGTCGGGGTCATGGCAAGGCTCCAGATGCAGATCGGAGCGCCAGCTTAGTCACGGCATCGCGCAAAGCCAACGAAGATTGTCGCGAATGCTTATGCGGCGGCGCTATCATCCAGACTTCCCGCGCCCCTCCCGCACCAAACACCATGAACTTGTCCGCCGGCATCCCCATCCTCCGAATCTTCGCGGTCGACAAGGCCAAGGAGTTCTACCTGGATTTCCTTGGCTTCACGCTCGACTGGGAGCATCGCTTCGAAGACGGGTTGCCGCTGTACGCGCAGGTCAGGCGCGACGGCCTGACGCTGCATCTGAGCGAGCACCATGGCGATGCCACGCCGGGGTCGACCGTGTTCGTGCCGGTGGAGGACATCGATGCGCTGCACCAGGAACTGACCGCCAAGGACTATCCGTACGCCAGACCTGGTGTCGAGGACGTGGGCTGGGGCCGGATGCTGCAGGTGGCCGATCCGTTCGGGAACCGGCTGCGCTTTTGCGAGGTGACAGAGGATTAGGCCACGGCTTCCCGTTGTGCCGGGAAGCCGTGGCCGGCCGGTCCGCTCAGTTGACCGGCTGCGGCTGCGGGAAATTCCACGCGCCGCTCAGGACTTCGGCGCGGGGCCGATAGAGCCGCACGGTGTAGTTCCAGCCCTCGACCACCGGCAGGCAGTTGGGTACCTGGCCGTCACAGCCGCCGAACTGGATGGCGATGGCACCATCACTGCCCTTCTTCGCCGTCAGGTTGTTGACCGTGTAGGCATTGGCGGGATTCTTCTGGAAGTAGCCGGCGGCGTTGTAGACGCTGACCGACCAGAACGCATCGACGGGCACGTCCTTCACGTTGAGGCGATAGACCGTCTTGCCGTCGTTCTTCGCGGGCGTGACGTTGAGGTAGACAGCGTCCTTGTCAGGATTGCCGCCCCAGGCCGCGGCAGTGCCGATCAGGCGGCGTACCGGGTCCACCGTATCCCGGGTGCCGAACGCCTTCCTGAAGTCCGGCATGGTCGACGACAGCACCAGCAGCGCATCGCGGATCTTCTTCTGGCTGGCCGCATCCCACGCGGGCGGCTCGAACTTCCCCGGGGCCTGCTGGCTTACCTTGATCGCATCCTGCAACGCATGGACCTGCCGGATGTCATCCGCGCTGTTCGGATCCACCAGCGTGCGGATCGCCGTGGCCACATAGCGCGTACCGACGTTCTCGCGCGTCAGCGTGTACGTGCCCTTGCCGTAGAACACGTTGGGCACATAGTGGTCTTCGTTGATGACCTGCAAGGCCATGAAGCGCTTGCCCGGGTCCGGCATGGTGATGGTCACCGGGCCGGCATCGAGGTCGAACACACCGGACGAATAGAGCGTGTCGCGGTTAAGGCGGATGACGGTCTGCTGGTCGATCGATGCAGGCTCGCGCCGATGCAGCAGCTTGCCGATGCCGCCCTGCCTGATCAGCCCGCCCAGGTACATGTCGGTCTCGGCGCGAATGAAGTTGTCGACGGTAACGGGAACGGGGGTGCCGGCCGGCGGCGTCGTTGCCGGCTGGGCGTGGGCAGTGCCAAGCATGGCGAGGGCCATGCCCGTCGTGCAGGCGGCGGTCAGTTTGATCTTCATGCTGAATTCCATGTGTTTGGAAGGATGAGAGGCGCCCTGCTGGAGCGCATGGCGCCGGGGCCAGGCCTGGCCGCTCAGTTGCGCCTGACCAGCGGCGCCGGGAACCACTGCCCCGACAGGATCTGCTGGTCCGGTCCATACAAGCGGAAGGTCAGATTGTAGTTCTGCCCCTTGGGCGTCGGCAGCCAGTTGCCATCGGGGACGCCTTCCGGCCTGGCGGGCGCGAAGTACAGCGTCAGTGAACCGTCCTTGCCGTAGCTCAGCCTGGACTGCTTGTTGATCAGGAACCGGTTCTTCGCATTGGGGATCACGTGGAAGTTCTTGGAATCCACCGCGATCACCGACCAGAAGTACTTGACGTGACGGGCGGGCAGTTCCGCCTTCGGGAAGGTGACGGTGTAGACGTTGCCGCCGTCCAGCTTGGCGCCTGTGCCATCGCTATCCGTCTTGAAATAGACCACCTCGTCGGTGCTGTTGGCCCAGATCCCGGCCAGGTTCACCAGGGTACGGGTCTGGTAGTCGCTGCCGTACTTGCCGATGGTCGCCGGCCGGTTCCAGCCATTCTTGAAAGTACCCGCCGTGGAGAACGACTTGAAGAACGCGGGCAGGGTCTTCTCGCGGATGACCTTGTCCACCCGCGCGCGTTCGGCGGGCCCGCTGGCCACCGCGGCGCTGACGGCGCGCACCTTGGCCTGCAAGGCCTCCATGCCCGGATTGATGTCAGGCTCCGAGCCCAGCGCAAGGGCTGCCGAGTCAAAGGCTTCGGCGCCGGGCAGCTTGTCATTGCTGAAGGTGGGCGTGGCGGGCACCGGGGCGATCGTTGGCGTGCCGGTAGTCCGCATCGTGATCCGATGCTGCAGCGCGACCGCCTGCTGCTTGTTTGCGCCGATTTCCACGCGGGCCAGTACCCGTGCGGTCTTGCCCGGCAGGTCGATGCGCCGCGCCGTGCGCGGCAGTGCCACGCTGGCACCCTTCAGGCAGGCTGCGAATTCGCCGCTCGGATGGTCGGGATAGTTGCGCTCGTTGATGTTGGCGACGGTTTCGCCCCAGCCGTTCAGGAACTGGATGGTGTAGTAGCGCCCCTTGATCGCCGGCACGCTGAAGATCGTGCAGCTCTTGTCGTCGACCGCGACCCAGGCTTCACTGTAGGCAACGTCCAGGTTCGGATTGGCCCACGATACCTCGCCGACGTCGCGGTGGATGATCTGGTTCCAGCGGAAGCCTTCCTTCTGGAAGTCGGCCTGCTCCTGGCGCAAGACCAGCAGCCGGCCCAGCAGGTAGAGGTAGGCGTCATGGATGTCCTGTTCCGACACCGCACCCGCCGCGGCGCCCGGGGCGGTGGCCTGCGGGGAACTGCTGCATCCGGACAGGCCCGCCAGCATCGAAATGGCCAGCACGGCCACACCAATGGTTCGGTTTGGAAAATGCATAGGCTCCTCGTTCCAGTAGGGCTGCAAAAACC
The sequence above is a segment of the Cupriavidus sp. MP-37 genome. Coding sequences within it:
- a CDS encoding phosphocholine-specific phospholipase C, encoding MTFNPSKRQFLKTSLGTGAAAAVLASFPPSIRRALAIEANNATGTIQDVKHVVMVMLENRSFDNYFGTFKGVRGYGDRFAIPLPNGKNAFYQTDANGNTLTPYHLDETQGNAQRAGGTPHTWPDAQAAWDHGRMDRWPVAKKALSMGYYDNAEIPFQRALAEAFTLCDAYHCAMHTGTIPNRLFYWTGSNGPTGDNVAVMINEFNAGADVGPSTEGWTWKTYADRLQGAGVSWKVYQNVPDNYGCNQMMSFRHWRAEMEKMPEGRKLSNTAGAGVNPPYNPDIDDQYSAFAKGFCNTMPDGGFLQSLRDDVQNGRLPEVSWIIPPAEFSEHPGPSSPAKGGWYVQAILDALTASPEVWSKTVLLINFDENDGFFDHSPPPTAPSRNPDGTLAGKSTLDDAQMAYEYFNFPPATAKQPPQDGKPFGPGPRVPLWVVSPWSRGGWVNSEVFDHTSVLRFLEARFGVMEPQISAYRRAVCGDLTSAFNFATPNTETLPVLTGRTTRADATSLTAWQQTQPAIPVPATPALPAQATGSRPSRKLPYELHTSARVDAAARTVRLLFANGSAHQAGAVFHVYDKLHLDRIPRRYVVEAGKALDDAWDVNADGGKYDLWVLGPNGYHRAFTGDLSETATTSAEIQVCYNPCKKPTIQVKLHNDSDADVTFTVKALAYRDDGPWTQRVKRGKVETLEWPVAESGNWYDFVVTCEASPAFTRRFAGRMETGEDTVSDPAMGVI
- a CDS encoding tripartite tricarboxylate transporter permease yields the protein MELLSHLALGFSTALSLQNLAYAFLGCVLGTLIGVLPGLGPLATIAMLLPITYTLPPVAALIMLAGIYYGAQYGGSTTAILVNLPGESSAVVTTLDGYQMARRGRAGVALATAGLGSFFAGSVATLILAAFATPLSELAFKFGPAEYFSLMVLGLIGAVVLASGSLVKAVAMIVLGLLLGLVGTDVNSGAARFSFDVPELTDGISITALAMGLFGFAEIIANLEQKEHRETFTDRVTNLFPTREDFRRMIPAVLRGTALGSSLGILPGGGASLASFAAYSLEKKASKYPEEFGKGAIEGVAGPESANNAAAQTSFIPLLTLGIPPNAVMALMVGAMTIHNIQPGPQVMSSNPALFWGLIASMWIGNLMLVVLNLPLIGVWVKLLTVPYRFLYPAILVFCSIGVYSVNNTVFDVFAAASCGLIGYVFHKLRCEPAPLLLGFVLGPMMEENFRRTLLLSRGDFSVFTTRPLSLGLLVAAAALVAVVALPSIKAKREEAFQEE
- a CDS encoding tripartite tricarboxylate transporter TctB family protein, coding for MRIRKQTDFLSGLMFIILGLSFSFVARGYSMGTAARMGPGYFPFWLGIVLALLGAVVAAGSLSHKSEADRMARWDIKTLLWILGSVVLFGLVLKPLGMVLSVLALVLVSSMASHEFTWKGAILNAAILVLISTVAFVYGINLQMPVWPAAFVN
- a CDS encoding aliphatic sulfonate ABC transporter substrate-binding protein, whose product is MTPTLNSRRRWLMAAAGAAAASALPGVSLGQGPTALRIGYQKSSTLMILLKSRQTLEKALAPRGVAVQWYEFTSGLPLLEALNLGNVDLSADVADAVPPFALAAGASLTYYATETPSPQAQAIVVRADSPIREVAQLKGQRVAFAKGAGAHYLVLEALARAGLSIRDIEPAYLSPADARAAFERGSVAAWVIWDPFLAAVQRQSNARVLRDGEGLSSYRRFYLAATPFARAHAEVLEVVFDALREAGDWVKRNPAEAARWHAPLIGLDAATVEAANARRSYAVRTVDAAALAEQQRIADAFAAQGILPRKVAVSASPVWRKA
- a CDS encoding glyoxalase superfamily protein, which produces MNLSAGIPILRIFAVDKAKEFYLDFLGFTLDWEHRFEDGLPLYAQVRRDGLTLHLSEHHGDATPGSTVFVPVEDIDALHQELTAKDYPYARPGVEDVGWGRMLQVADPFGNRLRFCEVTED
- a CDS encoding DUF1254 domain-containing protein, with protein sequence MKIKLTAACTTGMALAMLGTAHAQPATTPPAGTPVPVTVDNFIRAETDMYLGGLIRQGGIGKLLHRREPASIDQQTVIRLNRDTLYSSGVFDLDAGPVTITMPDPGKRFMALQVINEDHYVPNVFYGKGTYTLTRENVGTRYVATAIRTLVDPNSADDIRQVHALQDAIKVSQQAPGKFEPPAWDAASQKKIRDALLVLSSTMPDFRKAFGTRDTVDPVRRLIGTAAAWGGNPDKDAVYLNVTPAKNDGKTVYRLNVKDVPVDAFWSVSVYNAAGYFQKNPANAYTVNNLTAKKGSDGAIAIQFGGCDGQVPNCLPVVEGWNYTVRLYRPRAEVLSGAWNFPQPQPVN
- a CDS encoding DUF1214 domain-containing protein, whose protein sequence is MHFPNRTIGVAVLAISMLAGLSGCSSSPQATAPGAAAGAVSEQDIHDAYLYLLGRLLVLRQEQADFQKEGFRWNQIIHRDVGEVSWANPNLDVAYSEAWVAVDDKSCTIFSVPAIKGRYYTIQFLNGWGETVANINERNYPDHPSGEFAACLKGASVALPRTARRIDLPGKTARVLARVEIGANKQQAVALQHRITMRTTGTPTIAPVPATPTFSNDKLPGAEAFDSAALALGSEPDINPGMEALQAKVRAVSAAVASGPAERARVDKVIREKTLPAFFKSFSTAGTFKNGWNRPATIGKYGSDYQTRTLVNLAGIWANSTDEVVYFKTDSDGTGAKLDGGNVYTVTFPKAELPARHVKYFWSVIAVDSKNFHVIPNAKNRFLINKQSRLSYGKDGSLTLYFAPARPEGVPDGNWLPTPKGQNYNLTFRLYGPDQQILSGQWFPAPLVRRN